In the Kribbella sp. NBC_00482 genome, one interval contains:
- a CDS encoding glutamyl-tRNA reductase: protein MSYLVVGISHRSAAIDVLERVALDADAATKLALAVRNSAAVAESAVLATCNRTEVYATVDRFHAGMDEVTAILSDVTGVPLLDLAEHLYVHFEEGAVAHLFQVAVGLDSMVVGESQILGQVKETLRVGQDLETIGTDLNALFQHALRVGKRARTETGIDSAGRSVVSAGLDAVGGFAGRRALVVGAGSMASLAAQTLLNGGAKTVTIANRNYDRVVALTDRIGGTAIRLADVPEALRDADLVVSCTGARGVVVTAETIRNATDGRPLGVLDIALPRDVAPEAARIPGVTLITLADLIGTAGGSQADIDEVRRIVGEETGSFEATRRAASVAPTVVALRAMASSLVDSELARLERRLPELDEHERHEVERTIRRVVDKVLHNPTVRVKELGGDPGGPTYADALRQLFALDQATVDAVTMPKGSEQA from the coding sequence GTGAGCTACCTCGTGGTCGGCATCAGTCACCGTTCCGCTGCCATCGACGTACTGGAGCGGGTCGCGCTCGACGCGGACGCGGCGACCAAGCTGGCCCTCGCGGTGCGGAACTCCGCGGCCGTCGCGGAGTCCGCGGTCCTTGCCACCTGCAACCGGACCGAGGTCTACGCGACCGTCGACCGGTTCCACGCCGGGATGGACGAGGTCACCGCGATCCTGTCGGACGTCACCGGCGTACCGCTGCTGGATCTGGCCGAGCACCTGTACGTGCACTTCGAGGAAGGCGCCGTCGCGCACCTGTTCCAGGTCGCGGTCGGGCTGGACTCGATGGTCGTCGGTGAGAGCCAGATCCTCGGCCAGGTGAAGGAGACGCTGCGCGTCGGCCAGGACCTGGAGACCATCGGCACCGACCTGAACGCCCTGTTCCAGCACGCGTTGCGGGTCGGCAAGCGGGCCCGCACCGAAACCGGGATCGACTCGGCCGGCCGCTCGGTCGTCTCGGCCGGGCTGGACGCGGTCGGCGGCTTCGCGGGCCGCCGGGCCCTGGTCGTCGGCGCCGGTTCGATGGCCTCGCTGGCCGCCCAGACCCTGCTCAACGGCGGCGCGAAGACCGTAACCATTGCCAACCGCAACTACGACCGTGTGGTCGCGCTGACCGACCGGATCGGCGGTACGGCGATCCGCCTGGCAGACGTGCCCGAAGCATTGCGTGACGCCGACCTGGTCGTGTCGTGCACCGGTGCACGCGGTGTCGTAGTGACCGCCGAGACGATCCGCAATGCAACCGACGGCAGGCCGCTCGGCGTCCTCGATATCGCGCTGCCTCGCGACGTCGCTCCCGAGGCGGCCCGGATCCCCGGTGTCACGCTGATCACGCTGGCCGACCTGATCGGTACGGCGGGCGGCAGCCAGGCCGACATCGACGAGGTACGCCGGATCGTCGGCGAGGAGACCGGTTCGTTCGAAGCGACGCGACGGGCCGCTTCGGTGGCGCCGACCGTGGTCGCGCTGCGGGCGATGGCGAGCTCGCTGGTCGACTCGGAGCTGGCCCGCCTCGAGCGTCGGCTCCCCGAGCTCGACGAGCACGAGCGGCACGAGGTCGAGCGGACCATCCGCCGCGTCGTCGACAAGGTGCTGCACAACCCGACCGTCCGCGTGAAGGAGCTCGGCGGCGATCCGGGCGGCCCGACGTACGCCGACGCGCTGCGCCAACTGTTCGCTCTCGACCAGGCGACCGTGGACGCGGTCACGATGCCGAAGGGGAGTGAGCAGGCATGA
- a CDS encoding redox-sensing transcriptional repressor Rex: MTRASSRRPGPPTRTERGIPEATVARLPVYLRALTALSDSGIATASSEDLATAAGVNSAKLRKDLSYLGSYGTRGVGYDVEYLRYQIAREIGVTQDWAVVIVGIGNLGHALANYSGFGTRGFRIVALLDADPKLVGERIGDMEVRDFAELEHIVETDRVSIGVITTPAGPAQEVCDRLVAAGVTSILNFAPVVLSVPDGVDIRKVDLSIELQILAYHEQRKSGEAALPQVPELPAMNGMPDLPSVGGGVGL; encoded by the coding sequence GTGACGCGTGCCAGCAGCCGTCGCCCCGGCCCGCCGACGAGAACCGAACGCGGCATCCCCGAGGCGACTGTCGCGCGCTTGCCGGTCTACCTGCGGGCCCTGACCGCGCTCTCGGACAGTGGCATCGCGACCGCGTCGAGCGAGGACCTGGCGACCGCGGCCGGCGTCAACTCCGCCAAGCTCCGCAAGGACCTGTCCTACCTGGGCTCCTACGGCACCCGCGGTGTCGGGTACGACGTGGAGTACCTGCGCTACCAGATCGCCCGCGAGATCGGCGTCACCCAGGACTGGGCCGTGGTCATCGTCGGGATCGGAAACCTGGGCCACGCGCTGGCGAACTACTCGGGCTTCGGCACCCGCGGCTTCCGGATCGTCGCCCTGCTGGACGCCGACCCGAAGCTGGTCGGCGAGCGGATCGGCGACATGGAGGTCCGCGACTTCGCCGAGCTCGAGCACATCGTGGAGACCGACCGGGTCTCGATCGGCGTCATCACCACGCCTGCCGGTCCGGCCCAGGAGGTCTGCGACCGGCTGGTCGCGGCCGGGGTGACCAGCATCCTGAATTTCGCGCCCGTGGTGCTGTCCGTGCCCGACGGCGTCGACATCCGCAAGGTGGACCTCTCGATCGAGCTGCAGATCCTGGCGTACCACGAACAACGAAAGTCCGGAGAGGCGGCGCTCCCCCAGGTGCCCGAACTACCAGCGATGAACGGTATGCCCGATCTGCCGAGTGTCGGCGGGGGTGTAGGCCTGTGA
- a CDS encoding glutaredoxin family protein: MSRVLMYGKPGCHLCDDAREVIRAVCAEVGADWSEVDITQDDRLFTQYGEQIPVTFVDGKQHDFWRVDPARLRKALMR, from the coding sequence ATGAGCAGGGTCCTCATGTACGGGAAGCCCGGCTGTCATCTGTGCGACGACGCCCGGGAGGTCATCCGGGCGGTCTGCGCCGAGGTGGGCGCGGACTGGTCCGAGGTGGACATCACGCAGGACGACCGGCTGTTCACGCAGTACGGCGAACAGATCCCGGTCACGTTCGTGGACGGGAAGCAACACGACTTCTGGCGAGTGGACCCCGCCAGACTGCGAAAGGCCCTGATGAGGTAG
- a CDS encoding class I adenylate-forming enzyme family protein yields MNVNFADILRDTAQRHGERPALVDGDRRLTWSELDQAVDRTAQGLAAAGLVPGYRVLLLVANSIEFVTSYLGILRAGLVAVPLNTGLTKPELATVTAHSGARLAIAGPGLADRFEGVRTVAPDELQGDAPLLPSKDPETLAVLLYTSGTSGDPRAAMLTHRALAANVRNLGELGEDRMGPEDVVLGVLPMFHAFGLNAVLGWAVATGAALVVEQRFDPEETLALVRQYGVTRLPLAPPALHALLTRSDLRESLKTVKVVLTGASTLDRALADRFEQAAGLHVHQGYGLTEASPGVTTTLGEVEPKPGSVGRPLPNVEVRIADEQGEDVEGDDPGEILIRGGNLFSGYWPDAVDGPDAQGWYRTGDVGFLDAEGDLFLVDRLRELIIVSGFNVFPSEVEDVLVGAPGVREVAVIGVPSEETGEAVKAFVVPLPDASVDVTAVREYAEGRLARFKCPVEIEVTDYLPHSVTGKVAKGRLREADR; encoded by the coding sequence GTGAACGTGAATTTCGCGGACATTCTTCGTGACACAGCGCAACGTCATGGCGAGCGTCCCGCGCTGGTCGACGGGGATCGGCGGCTGACCTGGAGCGAGCTGGACCAGGCCGTCGACCGGACCGCGCAGGGGCTTGCGGCGGCCGGCCTGGTGCCGGGGTACCGGGTGCTGCTCCTGGTTGCCAACAGCATCGAGTTCGTCACGTCCTACCTGGGCATTCTCCGGGCCGGACTGGTCGCCGTGCCGCTGAACACCGGGCTCACCAAGCCCGAGTTGGCGACCGTCACGGCGCACTCCGGAGCCCGGCTGGCGATCGCCGGACCGGGGCTCGCGGACCGGTTCGAGGGCGTCCGCACGGTGGCCCCCGACGAACTCCAGGGTGACGCTCCGTTACTTCCGTCGAAAGATCCCGAGACGCTCGCGGTGCTGCTCTACACGTCCGGAACCAGTGGAGATCCGCGCGCCGCGATGCTCACCCATCGGGCCCTCGCGGCGAATGTGCGGAACCTCGGCGAGCTCGGCGAGGACCGGATGGGGCCCGAGGACGTGGTGCTCGGGGTGCTCCCGATGTTCCACGCGTTCGGTCTGAACGCGGTCCTCGGCTGGGCGGTCGCGACCGGCGCCGCGCTCGTCGTCGAGCAGCGTTTCGACCCCGAGGAGACCCTCGCCCTGGTCCGCCAGTACGGCGTGACACGGCTGCCGCTCGCTCCGCCGGCGCTGCACGCACTGTTGACCCGCTCCGATCTGCGGGAGTCGCTCAAGACCGTCAAGGTCGTGCTGACCGGCGCTTCCACGCTCGATCGTGCGCTCGCGGACCGCTTCGAGCAGGCCGCCGGGCTGCATGTCCATCAGGGGTACGGCCTGACCGAGGCGTCCCCGGGCGTCACCACGACCCTGGGCGAGGTCGAGCCGAAGCCCGGCTCGGTCGGCCGCCCGCTGCCGAACGTCGAGGTCCGGATCGCCGACGAGCAGGGCGAGGACGTCGAGGGCGACGACCCCGGCGAGATCCTGATCCGCGGCGGCAACCTGTTCTCCGGCTACTGGCCGGACGCCGTCGACGGCCCTGACGCGCAGGGCTGGTACCGGACCGGCGACGTCGGATTCCTGGACGCGGAGGGCGATCTGTTCCTGGTCGACCGGCTGCGCGAGCTGATCATCGTGTCCGGGTTCAATGTGTTCCCGAGCGAGGTAGAGGACGTGCTGGTCGGCGCTCCCGGCGTACGGGAGGTCGCGGTCATCGGCGTACCGTCCGAGGAGACCGGCGAGGCGGTCAAGGCCTTCGTGGTGCCGTTGCCGGACGCATCGGTCGACGTGACCGCGGTCCGGGAGTACGCCGAGGGCCGCCTGGCGCGGTTCAAGTGCCCGGTCGAGATCGAGGTGACGGACTACCTGCCGCACTCGGTCACCGGCAAGGTCGCCAAGGGACGGCTCCGCGAGGCGGACCGATGA
- a CDS encoding sigma-70 family RNA polymerase sigma factor: MRRAELVDRAQAGDVGAFGELYDEYSLTVYRYIYARVSSSALAEDLTSETFVRALRALDSFRWQGRDFGAWLVTIARNLITDHYKSGRVRLEVVTDEIETHDRQTEGPEIDVLAAATAEVLRDAVAGLPDEQRDCLTMRFFAGLSIAETAKALEKSEGAVKQLQLRAVRHLAKVIPKDLR, translated from the coding sequence ATGAGACGTGCGGAGCTCGTCGATCGCGCCCAGGCCGGGGACGTCGGTGCCTTCGGTGAGCTGTACGACGAGTACTCGCTCACCGTCTATCGCTACATCTACGCACGGGTGTCGTCCTCGGCACTCGCCGAGGACCTGACCAGCGAGACCTTCGTCCGGGCGCTCCGTGCGCTGGACTCGTTCCGTTGGCAGGGCCGGGACTTCGGAGCCTGGCTGGTGACGATCGCCCGGAACCTGATCACCGACCACTACAAGTCGGGCCGGGTCCGGCTCGAGGTCGTCACCGACGAGATCGAGACCCACGACCGGCAGACCGAAGGCCCGGAGATCGACGTACTGGCCGCGGCCACCGCCGAGGTACTCCGGGACGCCGTCGCCGGCCTGCCCGACGAGCAGCGCGACTGCCTGACGATGCGGTTCTTCGCCGGTCTGTCGATCGCGGAAACGGCCAAGGCGCTGGAGAAATCCGAGGGCGCCGTCAAGCAACTGCAACTGAGGGCCGTACGGCACTTGGCGAAGGTTATCCCCAAGGACTTGAGATGA
- a CDS encoding DUF5667 domain-containing protein, whose product MELVGRLRTAGAVAPRPEFSAELRHRLLEQAAARAATTATPLTVHTAPDDSDDPPGSEDVGASVTDIRRRQGRRIRLVASTAALVLLGGGIGSAAAAQQAMPGDTLYGMKRSIENVATNVGVGDDSRGRRDLEHAMTRLSEVQELAGNGGSVGTINATLDDFSAQSRKGVSRLVASYQQDNDESSITAITAFITSARQALVELAPKLPPESLKSGVEALATIEQLAQHTSAACPKCAAPKPSGSPSTGTNNNQPNRTSPGTGSESSNPVKASSSPKASATTVPTPVTSTVQPSTAPTKLPNTTIVESTAPPPTSLKTPPVPSSSNSPIATPTVLPSTLTPTTPSWPWPFPTTPLINLPGVLQTLLPPWK is encoded by the coding sequence GTGGAGCTCGTCGGACGGCTGAGGACCGCCGGCGCAGTTGCCCCGCGACCGGAGTTCAGTGCCGAGCTGCGGCACCGCCTGTTGGAACAGGCGGCGGCGCGCGCGGCGACCACTGCGACTCCGTTGACGGTGCACACCGCACCAGACGACTCGGACGACCCGCCGGGTAGCGAGGACGTTGGCGCGTCCGTGACAGATATCCGTCGTCGCCAGGGCCGGAGGATCCGGCTCGTGGCCAGCACCGCCGCGCTGGTGCTGCTCGGAGGTGGCATCGGTTCCGCCGCCGCCGCTCAGCAGGCCATGCCCGGCGACACCTTGTACGGAATGAAGCGCAGCATCGAGAACGTGGCGACCAACGTCGGAGTCGGCGACGACTCCCGCGGCCGGCGCGATCTCGAGCACGCGATGACCCGATTGTCCGAAGTCCAGGAGCTGGCCGGTAACGGCGGCTCGGTGGGCACGATCAACGCGACACTGGACGACTTCTCGGCACAATCCCGCAAGGGCGTGTCCCGACTGGTCGCGTCGTACCAGCAGGACAACGACGAGAGTTCGATCACCGCGATCACGGCGTTCATCACCAGCGCCCGCCAGGCTTTGGTCGAGCTCGCGCCGAAACTCCCGCCGGAGTCGCTGAAGTCCGGGGTCGAGGCACTCGCCACGATCGAGCAGCTGGCGCAACACACCTCGGCGGCATGCCCGAAGTGTGCGGCACCGAAGCCGTCCGGCTCGCCGAGCACCGGCACCAACAACAACCAGCCGAACCGCACCAGCCCCGGCACGGGCTCCGAGTCGAGCAACCCGGTCAAGGCGTCGTCGAGCCCCAAGGCATCGGCAACGACGGTCCCGACCCCGGTCACCTCGACTGTGCAACCGAGCACCGCGCCGACCAAGCTGCCGAACACCACCATCGTGGAGTCCACCGCTCCGCCGCCGACCAGCCTGAAGACACCACCCGTGCCGTCGTCGTCAAACTCGCCGATTGCGACGCCCACCGTGCTGCCTTCCACGCTGACCCCGACCACGCCGTCCTGGCCGTGGCCGTTCCCGACAACACCACTGATCAACCTGCCCGGAGTCCTCCAAACCCTGCTCCCACCCTGGAAGTAG
- a CDS encoding lysophospholipid acyltransferase family protein — MADADVIPIGSGGRPGRGSGRRTTPSAAARALAGPGVRAKKKDRSEERAGETPVEPVGVVPDVDGPEAPAGFDFAGLEQAVRGLFGEDGERRVAEWLAFLRRRLTGEYELDEFGYDSDLTDQVLLPMLRPMVEKWFRVEVRGIENIPTDGSALIVANHSGTMPLDGLVTQVVVADHTGRPLRTLAADLVFQTPFVGELSRKGGATLANNDDAERLLRQGNLVGVWPEGFKGLGKPFAERYKLQRFGRGGFVSAAMRTGVPIVPCSIVGAEEIYPLVGNIASLARLLGVPYIPITPFFPLLGPLGLIPLPSKWLIEFGEPIRTDDFADGAPDDPMLVFNVTDQVRETIQQTLYTLLMQRRSVFF; from the coding sequence GTGGCTGACGCGGACGTGATCCCGATCGGCTCCGGCGGCCGACCGGGCCGCGGGAGCGGACGCCGTACGACGCCCTCGGCCGCGGCTCGTGCGCTCGCGGGACCCGGTGTCCGCGCGAAGAAGAAGGACCGGAGCGAGGAGCGAGCCGGCGAGACGCCGGTCGAGCCGGTCGGCGTCGTACCGGATGTCGACGGCCCTGAGGCGCCTGCTGGTTTCGACTTCGCGGGGCTCGAGCAGGCGGTGCGTGGGCTGTTCGGGGAGGACGGGGAGCGGCGGGTCGCCGAGTGGCTGGCGTTCCTGCGCCGGCGGTTGACCGGAGAGTACGAGCTCGACGAATTCGGGTACGACTCCGACCTGACCGACCAGGTGCTGCTGCCGATGCTGCGTCCGATGGTGGAGAAATGGTTCCGGGTCGAGGTCCGCGGGATCGAGAACATCCCGACCGACGGCAGTGCCCTGATCGTCGCGAACCACTCCGGCACGATGCCGCTCGACGGGCTCGTCACCCAGGTGGTCGTCGCGGATCACACCGGCCGGCCGCTGCGCACGCTCGCCGCGGACCTGGTGTTCCAGACGCCGTTCGTCGGCGAACTGTCCCGCAAGGGCGGTGCGACGCTCGCGAACAACGACGACGCCGAGCGCCTGCTCCGGCAGGGGAACCTGGTCGGTGTCTGGCCGGAGGGTTTCAAGGGCCTCGGGAAGCCGTTCGCCGAGCGGTACAAACTGCAGCGCTTCGGGCGCGGCGGATTCGTCAGCGCGGCGATGCGGACCGGCGTACCGATCGTGCCGTGCTCGATCGTGGGCGCCGAGGAGATCTATCCGCTGGTCGGCAACATCGCCTCGCTGGCGCGGTTGCTGGGCGTCCCGTACATCCCGATCACGCCGTTCTTCCCGCTGCTCGGGCCGCTCGGCCTGATCCCGCTGCCGTCCAAGTGGCTGATCGAGTTCGGCGAACCGATCCGCACCGACGACTTCGCCGACGGCGCCCCCGACGACCCGATGCTGGTCTTCAACGTCACCGACCAGGTCCGCGAAACCATCCAGCAAACCCTCTACACCCTCCTCATGCAACGCCGCAGCGTCTTCTTCTAA
- a CDS encoding NAD-dependent epimerase/dehydratase family protein, which yields MAQVVMVTGVSRDAGARCARRLADDPSIGTVLGVDVVPPRAELGRVRFVRADIRNPVIAKVIAAEDVDTVVHTGVVATPGSAGGRSSMKEINVIGTMQLLAACQKAPGVAKLVVKSSTTVYGAGARDPAMFTEEMAPRAIHHHGLSKDAVEVEGYVRGFARRRPDVCVSTLRMANWIGPKTDSPITRYFAMPVVPTVFGYDARLQFLHEDDGVEAIHHATVNDLPGTFNLAGDGVLSLSQAIRRLGRPTLRLPSFTASSTAAAVRRARLADFSPDQITFLTYGRGVDTTRMRTEFGFEPKYSTAEAFDDFRRSLGTGAMSRVSSLLTAGLGALRG from the coding sequence GTGGCACAGGTAGTGATGGTGACCGGCGTCTCGAGGGACGCCGGTGCTCGCTGTGCCCGGAGACTGGCTGACGACCCGTCGATCGGCACTGTTCTCGGTGTCGACGTGGTTCCGCCGCGCGCGGAGCTCGGCCGGGTCCGGTTCGTCCGGGCCGACATCCGCAATCCGGTGATCGCCAAGGTGATCGCCGCTGAGGACGTGGACACGGTCGTGCACACCGGCGTGGTGGCCACGCCCGGCAGCGCCGGTGGCCGGTCGTCGATGAAGGAGATCAACGTCATCGGCACCATGCAGCTGCTGGCCGCCTGCCAGAAGGCGCCTGGCGTGGCCAAGCTGGTGGTGAAGTCGTCCACCACGGTGTACGGCGCGGGCGCGCGGGACCCGGCGATGTTCACCGAGGAGATGGCGCCGCGGGCGATCCATCACCACGGGCTGAGCAAGGACGCCGTCGAGGTCGAGGGCTACGTGCGGGGTTTCGCCCGGCGTCGCCCCGACGTCTGCGTCAGCACACTCCGGATGGCGAACTGGATCGGCCCCAAGACCGATTCGCCGATCACGCGCTACTTCGCGATGCCCGTCGTACCGACAGTGTTCGGGTACGACGCCCGCCTGCAGTTCCTGCACGAGGACGACGGCGTCGAGGCGATCCACCACGCGACCGTCAATGATCTTCCCGGGACCTTCAACCTGGCCGGTGACGGCGTGCTCTCGCTGTCCCAGGCGATCCGCCGCCTCGGCCGGCCGACGCTGCGGCTGCCTTCGTTCACCGCGTCCAGCACGGCGGCCGCCGTACGGCGAGCCCGGCTGGCTGATTTCTCGCCGGACCAGATCACGTTCCTGACGTACGGGCGGGGTGTGGACACGACGCGGATGCGGACCGAGTTCGGCTTCGAGCCGAAGTACTCGACCGCGGAGGCGTTCGACGACTTCCGGCGATCGCTCGGGACCGGCGCGATGAGCCGCGTGTCCAGCTTGCTCACCGCTGGCCTGGGGGCGCTGCGTGGCTGA
- a CDS encoding 30S ribosomal protein bS22, whose translation MGSVIKKRRKRMAKKKHRKLLKKTRVQRRKLGK comes from the coding sequence GTGGGTTCCGTAATCAAGAAGCGCCGCAAGCGTATGGCGAAGAAGAAGCACCGCAAGCTGCTGAAGAAGACGCGGGTGCAGCGCCGCAAGCTCGGCAAGTAG
- a CDS encoding class I SAM-dependent methyltransferase, whose protein sequence is MRARYDGLAEWYDGRYVIGADDHQPGLLELLGPGSGPCLDVGCGTGRNFETIRASGRSVVGLDYSRDQLRLARTRTDSPLMRGDAAALPFPDESFDTAITLWISTDVDDFGAVLLEAARVLRPGGVLVAYGVHPCFNGPHVLYADDGTRVVHPTYRRSGWHEASPLWSDEGIRHRIGMRHVPLPEYLNAILATGLLIDRFEEPTGPDIPHSLAVRAHKAA, encoded by the coding sequence ATGCGGGCTCGGTACGACGGTCTGGCGGAGTGGTACGACGGTCGGTACGTGATCGGTGCGGACGATCATCAACCGGGTTTGCTGGAGCTGCTGGGACCCGGCTCCGGGCCCTGCCTGGACGTCGGCTGCGGCACCGGGCGGAACTTCGAGACCATCCGGGCCAGCGGACGCAGCGTCGTCGGGCTGGACTACTCGCGGGACCAGTTGCGGCTCGCCCGGACGCGGACCGACAGTCCGCTGATGCGCGGTGACGCCGCGGCGCTGCCGTTCCCGGACGAGTCGTTCGACACCGCGATCACGCTGTGGATCTCCACCGATGTCGACGACTTCGGCGCGGTCCTGCTCGAGGCAGCCCGGGTACTGCGTCCCGGCGGGGTGCTCGTCGCGTACGGCGTACACCCCTGCTTCAACGGGCCGCATGTCCTGTACGCCGACGACGGCACGCGGGTCGTGCATCCGACGTACCGCCGATCCGGTTGGCACGAGGCCTCGCCCTTGTGGAGCGACGAGGGAATCCGTCACCGGATCGGCATGCGGCACGTTCCACTGCCCGAGTACCTGAACGCGATCCTCGCAACCGGCCTACTCATCGACCGCTTCGAGGAACCCACCGGCCCGGACATCCCGCACTCACTGGCAGTCCGGGCACACAAAGCTGCCTGA
- a CDS encoding AfsR/SARP family transcriptional regulator — protein MKFGVLGPVVAWAEEPSDSKGAPVDVRGPRHRAVLARLIVARGRVVPAQVLVDDLWIDPPAGALSAVRTFVAALRRAIEPERAPREPARLLVTAGPGYALKTTNVDAWHFEKTVQAAGASGATGSVVSPEERLAELLAGLALWRGPAYAEFVDEPWALAERARLTELRLHAVEQIAETRLQLGLAAEAVPDLDAHVTEHPWREDAWRLLALALYRSERQGDALAVLRRARETLVGQLGVDPGPALSRLETDILNQAAHLSPAGSVWAETAAAYDRAVGGTRARIESTVGLLRNLAVTGGGGLEAARRHRLAAIVAAEELGDPDLTARVIGAYDVPAIWTRSDDEVQAAAIVAAAERALPTQDHASIRARLLATIALESRGSRSPRAREAALEAEQLARGLDDPALLAFTLNGVFMQTCHRAGLALERDAIGAELITLSQRHNLFTYEVLGHLIRLQSACARADHTASDEHAAAADALATRHELPLVAVFTCWYAALRKDTPESYRAAAALLDDAGMPGLSAGLLPLALAAHAVRHGEPIPTADYGPHAPWVHGSPDPPPGLLFEAYWALTAYSTQDPELLAKAQAALAPAADEHAAGSGLLTLGPIADYLR, from the coding sequence GTGAAGTTCGGCGTGCTGGGACCGGTTGTCGCCTGGGCGGAGGAGCCGTCCGACTCGAAGGGCGCACCGGTTGATGTGCGGGGGCCTCGGCATCGGGCAGTGTTGGCGCGGCTGATCGTGGCGCGGGGGAGGGTCGTGCCCGCGCAGGTGCTGGTGGACGACCTGTGGATCGATCCGCCGGCGGGTGCGCTGAGTGCCGTGCGGACGTTCGTGGCCGCGCTACGTCGAGCGATCGAGCCCGAACGCGCCCCGCGCGAACCAGCCCGGTTGCTGGTGACGGCAGGCCCCGGCTACGCCTTGAAGACAACGAACGTCGACGCTTGGCACTTCGAGAAGACGGTGCAAGCGGCGGGTGCGAGCGGGGCGACCGGTTCCGTGGTGTCGCCGGAGGAGCGGTTGGCGGAGCTGTTGGCTGGGTTGGCGTTGTGGCGCGGGCCGGCGTACGCCGAGTTCGTGGACGAACCGTGGGCTCTGGCCGAGCGTGCGCGACTGACCGAGTTGCGACTGCACGCGGTGGAGCAGATCGCGGAAACGCGCCTGCAGTTGGGCCTCGCCGCGGAGGCTGTGCCGGACCTCGACGCCCACGTCACCGAGCATCCGTGGCGCGAGGATGCGTGGCGGTTGCTGGCGTTGGCGTTGTACCGGAGCGAGCGGCAGGGCGACGCTCTCGCCGTACTGCGCCGCGCCCGGGAAACCCTGGTGGGTCAGCTCGGCGTCGACCCCGGTCCCGCGCTCAGCCGTCTAGAGACCGACATCCTCAACCAGGCCGCGCATCTCTCGCCGGCCGGGAGCGTGTGGGCCGAGACGGCTGCGGCGTATGACCGCGCTGTCGGTGGGACGCGTGCACGGATCGAATCGACCGTCGGGCTGCTCCGCAACCTTGCAGTCACCGGAGGCGGCGGGCTGGAAGCCGCTCGTCGACACCGGCTCGCCGCGATCGTTGCCGCTGAGGAGCTCGGCGACCCCGACCTCACCGCCCGCGTGATCGGCGCGTACGACGTACCGGCGATCTGGACCCGTTCCGACGACGAAGTTCAAGCAGCCGCCATCGTGGCCGCCGCCGAACGCGCACTGCCGACCCAGGATCACGCGAGCATCCGCGCACGACTGCTCGCCACGATCGCGCTCGAGTCCAGAGGCTCCCGTTCGCCGCGAGCACGCGAGGCAGCGCTCGAGGCCGAGCAACTCGCACGTGGCCTCGACGACCCTGCATTGCTGGCGTTCACGCTGAACGGCGTCTTCATGCAGACCTGCCACCGCGCCGGCCTCGCGCTAGAACGAGACGCGATCGGCGCCGAACTCATCACCCTCTCGCAACGCCACAACCTCTTTACCTACGAGGTTCTCGGCCACCTGATCCGGCTGCAATCCGCCTGCGCAAGAGCTGACCACACCGCATCCGACGAACACGCCGCAGCCGCCGACGCCTTGGCCACCCGGCACGAGCTCCCGCTCGTCGCCGTCTTCACCTGCTGGTACGCCGCCCTCCGCAAGGACACCCCCGAGTCGTATCGCGCCGCAGCCGCCCTGCTCGACGATGCGGGCATGCCCGGCCTGAGTGCCGGTCTCCTCCCGCTGGCGTTGGCCGCGCACGCCGTACGTCATGGCGAACCGATCCCGACGGCTGACTACGGCCCGCACGCCCCGTGGGTGCACGGATCGCCGGATCCGCCGCCTGGCCTGCTGTTCGAGGCGTACTGGGCGCTGACCGCCTACAGCACCCAGGACCCCGAGCTGCTGGCAAAGGCACAAGCCGCACTAGCCCCGGCGGCGGACGAACACGCAGCAGGAAGCGGCCTGCTCACTCTCGGCCCGATCGCCGACTACCTGCGCTAG